A section of the Cryobacterium soli genome encodes:
- the fliE gene encoding flagellar hook-basal body complex protein FliE translates to MTVSAIGAVPAVSATSYLPATTATTGGSGTEGSFATALTGAVDNLQQLQSTSNTYAIQAVTGDLNDIHTATLAASRAQVTLELVAAVRNKGVEAFNDIMRMQA, encoded by the coding sequence ATGACCGTCTCCGCCATCGGCGCCGTGCCCGCCGTGAGCGCAACGTCCTACCTGCCCGCCACGACGGCGACCACCGGCGGCAGCGGCACCGAGGGCAGCTTCGCCACCGCCCTCACGGGTGCCGTCGACAACCTGCAGCAGCTGCAGTCCACATCCAACACATACGCCATCCAAGCCGTCACGGGCGACCTGAACGACATCCACACCGCCACGCTCGCGGCCTCACGCGCCCAGGTGACCCTCGAACTCGTGGCCGCCGTGCGTAACAAGGGCGTCGAGGCGTTCAACGACATCATGAGAATGCAGGCCTGA
- the fliF gene encoding flagellar basal-body MS-ring/collar protein FliF, whose translation MPAQISSAFRRLGNAVREFTVAQRTVALIGVAVLALGIAALTMWVSQPAYTPLYSGLSGADANTIVEQLRTDGVPYQLSDGGATILVPEADVYDERLKSAAAGLPSSSTGGYSLLDTMGVTASEFQQSVTYKRALEGELAATIEAMKGVKTASVRLAIPEATVFTDEANDPTASVFVGTRNGVTLNADQVQAIVHLTSASIDGMKPTDVAVIDASGVVLSAVGVGATGTPGQQANDYEERVRGSVQAMLDKVVGPGNATVVVAADMSTEAAQRVEESFTSPTDTPALNEAVKTESYTGSGGSAAGVLGPDNIAVPSDTSTDGTFTSEDTTRNNAVNKVTETRTIPAGAITRQTVSVAVNSAVADDLNVADVTSLVSSAAGIDSARGDAVTVEVVSFNAAGADAAAAALAEAEAAEAADRTAGILRVGLIVGGTVIAFVLGLILYARRSRRQSREAIELTELVQPHASLDAPTVPFALQPHLVPLVIDPTPTQAYAPGDGDQRVADIDALALRDPQMAAEMLRGLMDDRQHA comes from the coding sequence ATGCCCGCTCAGATCAGCTCGGCCTTCCGTCGCCTCGGCAACGCGGTGCGGGAATTCACCGTCGCCCAGCGCACCGTCGCCCTGATCGGTGTGGCGGTTCTCGCGCTCGGTATCGCCGCGCTCACCATGTGGGTCAGCCAACCGGCGTATACGCCGCTGTACTCGGGCCTGAGCGGTGCGGACGCCAACACCATCGTGGAGCAGCTGCGCACGGACGGGGTGCCGTACCAGTTGAGTGACGGGGGAGCGACGATCCTGGTGCCGGAGGCCGATGTCTACGACGAACGGCTGAAGTCGGCCGCGGCCGGCCTGCCCTCCTCCAGCACCGGGGGCTACTCGCTCTTGGACACCATGGGGGTCACCGCGTCGGAGTTCCAGCAGTCGGTCACCTACAAGCGAGCGCTCGAGGGCGAACTCGCCGCCACGATCGAGGCCATGAAGGGCGTCAAGACCGCCTCAGTGCGACTGGCCATCCCCGAGGCCACGGTCTTCACCGACGAGGCCAACGACCCCACCGCATCCGTCTTCGTGGGGACCCGCAACGGGGTCACTCTCAACGCCGACCAGGTGCAGGCCATCGTGCACCTCACGAGTGCCTCGATCGACGGCATGAAGCCCACGGATGTCGCTGTCATCGACGCCTCCGGGGTCGTGCTCTCCGCGGTGGGCGTCGGAGCCACGGGAACGCCCGGCCAACAGGCCAACGACTATGAGGAACGCGTGCGCGGCTCGGTGCAGGCCATGCTCGACAAGGTCGTCGGCCCGGGCAACGCCACCGTGGTGGTCGCCGCCGACATGAGCACGGAGGCGGCCCAGCGGGTCGAGGAGTCCTTCACCTCGCCCACCGACACCCCCGCCCTGAACGAGGCCGTGAAGACCGAGTCGTACACCGGCTCGGGCGGCTCGGCCGCCGGTGTGCTCGGCCCCGACAACATTGCGGTTCCGAGCGACACCTCCACCGACGGCACCTTCACCTCGGAGGACACCACCCGCAACAATGCCGTGAACAAGGTGACCGAGACCCGCACCATCCCGGCCGGGGCGATCACCCGGCAGACCGTCTCGGTGGCCGTGAATTCGGCGGTCGCCGACGATCTCAATGTGGCCGACGTGACCAGCCTGGTCTCGTCCGCCGCCGGGATCGACAGCGCCAGGGGCGATGCGGTCACCGTGGAGGTCGTGAGCTTCAATGCCGCCGGCGCCGACGCCGCGGCCGCCGCCCTGGCCGAGGCCGAGGCCGCAGAGGCCGCCGACCGTACCGCCGGCATCCTCCGAGTGGGCCTGATCGTGGGCGGCACGGTGATCGCCTTCGTGCTCGGCCTGATCCTCTACGCCCGCCGGTCACGTCGGCAGAGCCGCGAGGCCATCGAGCTGACCGAGCTCGTGCAGCCGCACGCGTCGTTGGACGCACCGACGGTGCCGTTCGCCCTGCAGCCCCACCTCGTGCCCCTGGTCATCGACCCCACGCCGACCCAGGCGTATGCGCCGGGCGACGGTGACCAGCGAGTGGCAGACATCGACGCTCTCGCGCTGCGTGACCCGCAGATGGCCGCGGAGATGTTGCGTGGGCTGATGGACGATCGGCAGCACGCATGA
- the fliS gene encoding flagellar export chaperone FliS produces MMTPTELPALFTPVSPGVPASAAGAQARRAQLNREAVLSATPVRLLTLLYDRLMLDLDRTEAAQVGENWPLASENLLHAQAIVDELTTSLNVAAWDGAEGLLAVYTYVSNALVGANIHRDVTRTRESIVLLEPLRQAWHEAAAALPAPQTAPSAEGYRGVA; encoded by the coding sequence ATGATGACACCGACAGAGCTCCCAGCGTTGTTCACCCCGGTGAGTCCGGGGGTGCCCGCCTCCGCGGCCGGCGCCCAGGCGCGCCGGGCCCAGCTCAACCGGGAGGCCGTACTGTCGGCCACACCCGTGCGGCTGCTCACACTGCTCTACGACAGGCTGATGCTAGACCTCGACCGCACCGAAGCCGCCCAGGTGGGCGAGAACTGGCCGCTGGCCTCGGAGAACCTGCTGCACGCGCAGGCCATCGTCGACGAGCTCACCACCTCGCTGAATGTCGCGGCGTGGGACGGCGCGGAGGGACTGCTCGCCGTGTACACCTACGTGTCCAACGCCCTGGTCGGTGCGAACATCCACCGCGACGTGACCCGCACCCGCGAAAGCATCGTGCTGCTGGAGCCGCTGCGTCAGGCGTGGCACGAGGCCGCCGCCGCACTGCCCGCGCCGCAGACGGCGCCGAGTGCGGAGGGCTACCGTGGCGTCGCCTGA
- the fliG gene encoding flagellar motor switch protein FliG, with protein sequence MIDARTPLTGTQKVAVVLMTMDQQRASEVMKQFSETEAAEIIAEIVQLRRVDATVMDSAVAEFHELATVGARNPRGGHAVAVGLLEKSFGAERAAGVMSRVATSMAGKAFEFLDTVDALQVLALLDGELPQTIALVLAHLRPEHASAILSGLEGSVRTDVAQCIASTGTATPEAVRVVTEILKKRIGAVAASKDSAGVVGGIQPLVEIINRADIGTERALLEALDERDPVLAEEVRSRMLTFADIIKLENRDVQLVLRGIDAQVLAVAMKGTSELVVDIIQRNLSERNRDILNDEVTGLGPVRVSQVEEARATVVRSIRELAAEGAITVQRADEDDFIV encoded by the coding sequence ATGATCGATGCCAGGACGCCCCTGACCGGTACGCAGAAGGTGGCCGTGGTGCTGATGACCATGGACCAGCAGCGCGCCTCCGAGGTGATGAAGCAATTCTCTGAGACGGAGGCCGCCGAGATCATCGCCGAGATCGTCCAGCTGCGCCGGGTGGATGCCACGGTGATGGACAGCGCCGTCGCCGAGTTCCACGAGCTCGCCACCGTGGGGGCGCGCAACCCGCGTGGCGGGCACGCGGTGGCGGTCGGTCTGCTGGAGAAGTCCTTCGGCGCCGAGCGGGCCGCCGGCGTGATGAGCAGGGTCGCCACGTCCATGGCCGGCAAGGCGTTCGAATTCCTCGACACCGTCGACGCACTGCAGGTGCTCGCCCTGCTCGACGGGGAGCTTCCCCAGACCATCGCGCTTGTGCTCGCGCACCTGCGACCCGAACACGCGTCGGCCATCCTGTCGGGGCTGGAGGGGTCTGTGCGCACCGACGTGGCCCAGTGCATCGCGTCGACGGGTACCGCGACCCCCGAGGCGGTGCGGGTGGTGACCGAGATCCTCAAGAAGAGGATCGGCGCCGTCGCCGCGTCCAAGGACTCCGCCGGCGTGGTGGGCGGTATCCAACCGCTCGTCGAGATCATCAACCGGGCCGATATCGGCACCGAACGGGCGCTGCTGGAGGCGCTCGACGAACGCGACCCGGTGCTCGCCGAGGAGGTGCGCTCGCGCATGCTGACCTTCGCCGACATCATCAAACTCGAGAACCGTGATGTCCAGTTGGTGCTCCGCGGCATCGACGCCCAGGTGCTGGCCGTGGCCATGAAGGGCACCAGCGAGCTTGTCGTCGACATCATCCAGCGCAACCTCTCCGAACGCAACCGCGACATCCTGAACGACGAGGTCACCGGGCTCGGACCCGTGCGGGTATCGCAAGTGGAGGAAGCGCGCGCCACCGTCGTTCGGTCCATCCGCGAGCTCGCCGCAGAGGGAGCCATCACCGTGCAACGCGCCGACGAGGACGATTTCATTGTCTAG
- the flgB gene encoding flagellar basal body rod protein FlgB: MIESVTSAALSSALDGLALRQRTIADNIANVNTPGYHAQRVSFETALAASVRDGDGHASASTARSLEPTRLDGNNVNLDTETVSNIDTVLRYQFAAQAAAGADSTMRAALKTS, encoded by the coding sequence GTGATCGAATCCGTGACCAGCGCAGCGCTCTCCAGCGCCCTCGACGGGCTGGCGCTGCGCCAGCGCACCATCGCCGACAACATCGCCAACGTCAACACCCCCGGCTACCACGCCCAGCGGGTGTCGTTCGAGACCGCCCTCGCCGCATCGGTGCGCGACGGCGACGGGCACGCGAGTGCATCAACGGCGCGGTCCCTCGAGCCCACCCGCCTCGACGGCAACAACGTCAACCTCGACACCGAGACCGTCTCCAACATCGACACCGTGCTGCGCTACCAGTTCGCCGCGCAGGCCGCCGCCGGTGCCGACTCCACCATGCGCGCCGCGCTGAAGACCAGCTGA
- a CDS encoding flagellar basal body rod protein FlgC, which produces MSLDALGIAGTGLTLHRKWLDAVADNIANANTVTATSGDAFQARYIVAQEGAGTTGAYVSGTALGDADGILTYEPDNALADADGYVRRPDVDLAEQMGELIMAQRGYQANAAVIDRAKTSYEAALQIGRS; this is translated from the coding sequence ATGAGCCTCGACGCGCTCGGTATCGCCGGCACCGGCCTCACGCTGCACCGCAAGTGGCTCGACGCCGTGGCCGACAACATCGCCAACGCGAACACGGTCACCGCGACGTCGGGGGATGCCTTCCAGGCCCGCTACATCGTCGCCCAGGAAGGCGCCGGCACCACAGGAGCATACGTGTCAGGCACCGCGTTGGGCGATGCGGACGGCATCCTCACCTACGAACCCGACAACGCCCTCGCGGATGCCGACGGCTACGTCCGGCGACCCGACGTCGACCTCGCGGAGCAGATGGGTGAGCTCATCATGGCGCAGCGCGGCTACCAGGCCAACGCAGCGGTCATCGACAGGGCCAAGACCTCCTACGAAGCGGCCCTGCAGATCGGACGTTCCTGA